The Carassius carassius chromosome 2, fCarCar2.1, whole genome shotgun sequence genome has a segment encoding these proteins:
- the LOC132097525 gene encoding phosphatidylglycerophosphatase and protein-tyrosine phosphatase 1-like, whose protein sequence is MASVLARTLFYPTLAYNVVMEKITSRHWYNRVDPTVILGALPFRSMTEELVQKEKVRGVITMNEEYETNYFCNSAEEWRSVGVDQIRLSTVDLTGVPSLEHIHKGVDFALKHRDQGTSVYIHCKAGRSRSATIAAAYLIRLHCWSPEEACKVLASVRPHVLIRSAHLEILQEYYKQVCASESS, encoded by the exons ATGGCGAGTGTTTTAGCAAGGACTTTATTTTATCCCACACTCGCTTACAATGTTGTCATGGAAAAGATCACTTCCAGGCATTGGTATAATCGCGTGGATCCTACTGTCATTCTTGGTGCTCTTCCATTCAGGTCAATGACAGAGGAG TTGGTCCAAAAAGAGAAAGTCAGAGGAGTTATTACTATGAATGAAGAATATGAGACAAACTATTTCTGCAATTCAGCTGAG GAGTGGCGATCTGTTGGCGTTGACCAGATCAGACTCAGCACGGTGGACCTGACAGGTGTTCCCAGCCTAGAGCACATTCACAAGGGGGTTGACTTCGCCTTGAAACATCGAGATCAAGGTACCAGTGTCTATATCCACTGCAAGGCTGGCCGCTCACGCAGTGCAACTATTGCAGCCGCATACCTCATCAGG CTGCACTGTTGGAGTCCAGAGGAGGCCTGTAAGGTGCTGGCCTCAGTCCGGCCTCATGTGCTGATCCGCTCAGCCCACTTGGAGATTCTGCAGGAGTACTACAAGCAAGTGTGCGCTTCAGAGTCCAGCTAG